A window of the Citrus sinensis cultivar Valencia sweet orange chromosome 9, DVS_A1.0, whole genome shotgun sequence genome harbors these coding sequences:
- the LOC102617311 gene encoding plant intracellular Ras-group-related LRR protein 6 isoform X1: protein MDRILKAARTSGSLNLSNRSLRDVPNEVYKNFDEAGEGDKWWEAVDLQKLILAHNNIEKLKEDLRNLPLLTVLNVSHNKLSELPAAIGELHMLKSLDVSFNSIMKIPDEIGSATALVKFDCSSNQLKELPSSLGRCLNLSDFKASNNCITSLPEDLADCSKMSKLDVEGNKLTVLSNNLIASWTMLTELIASKNLLNGMPETIGSLSHLIRLDLHQNRILSIPSSISGCCSLAEFYMGNNALSALPAELGKLSKLGTLDLHSNQLKEYCVEACQLRLSVLDLSNNSLSGLPPEIGKMTTLRKLLLTGNPLRTLRSSLVNGPTPALLKYLRSRLPENEDSEASTTKEDLITMATRLSVTSKELSLEGMNLSAIPSEIWEAGEITKLDLSRNSIQELPPELSSCASLQTLILSRNKIKDWPDAILTSLSSLSCLKLDNNPLRQVPSDGFKDIPMLQILDLSYNIASLPENPPFSSLPHLQELYLRRMQLREAPTDILRLQQLQILDLSQNSLQSIPEGFKNLTSLTELDLSDNNISALPPELGLLEPSLQALRLDGNPLRSIRRTILDRGTKAVLKYLKDKIPEN, encoded by the exons ATGGATCGGATACTGAAAGCTGCAAGAACCTCCGGTTCTCTCAACCTATCAAATCGCTCTCTCAG gGATGTGCCCAATGAGGTATACAAAAATTTCGATGAGGCGGGAGAGGGCGACAAGTGGTGGGAG GCTGTGGATttacaaaagctaattttggctcataataatattgaaaagtTGAAAGAGGATTTGAGGAATTTGCCTTTACTGACAGTACTGAATGTTAGCCACAACAAACTTTCTGAACTTCCAGCTGCAATTGGAGA GCTTCACATGCTGAAATCGTTAGATGTATcctttaattcaattatgaaaaTACCAGACGAGATTGGATCAGCAACTGCCCTTGTCAA GTTTGATTGTTCAAGTAATCAGCTTAAAGAACTCCCAAGCTCACTTGGAAGATGTTTAAATTTATCAGATTTCAAG GCATCAAACAATTGTATAACAAGCTTGCCAGAAGATCTTGCAGACTGTTCGAAAATGTCCAAACTGGATGTGGAG GGGAACAAGCTAACAGTTTTATCCAACAACTTGATAGCATCATGGACCATGCTTACAGAACTCATTGCAT CAAAAAATTTGCTGAATGGCATGCCGGAGACCATTGGAAGTCTTTCACATCTCATTCGTCTTGACCTTCATCAGAACA gaattctGTCAATCCCATCTTCAATATCGGGATGCTGTTCCCTTGCAGAATTCTATATGGG gaaTAATGCACTGTCTGCTTTACCAGCAGAGCTAGGGAAACTTTCTAAATTAGGGACGTTAGATCTTCATTCAAACCAG TTGAAGGAATACTGTGTGGAGGCATGCCAATTGCGTCTTTCAGTCTTGGATCTTTCTAATAATTCATTGTCTGGATTACCCCCTGAGATTG GCAAGATGACTACACTGAGAAAACTGTTACTTACTGGCAATCCTTTGCGAACTTTGCGAAG CTCATTGGTTAATGGGCCCACACCTGCTTTACTGAAGTATCTTCGGAGTCGACTTCCAGAAAATGAAG ATTCTGAAGCTAGTACTACAAAGGAGGATTTAATCACAATGGCAACTCGATTGTCCGTTACTTCAAAG GAACTTTCTTTGGAAGGAATGAATCTGAGTGCTATTCCTTCAGAAATATGGGAAGCAGGGGAAATTACTAAACTTGATCTTTCTAGGAATTCCATCCAAGAACTGCCTCCTGAACTTTCTTCATGTGCCTCCCTCCAA ACTTTGATTTTATCTAGGAACAAGATTAAAGATTGGCCAGATGCAATTTTAACGTCACTCTCTAGCCTCTCTTGTTTGAAGCTGGACAATAACCCACTCAGACAG GTTCCATCAGATGGATTCAAAGATATTCCTATGCTCCAGATTTTGGATCTAAGTTATAACATTGCTTCATTACCTGAGAATCCACCGTTTTCCAGCTTACCTCATTTGCAGGAGCTTTACCTGAG AAGAATGCAGCTTCGCGAAGCACCTACAGATATATTGAGGTTGCAACAACTGCAGATCCTTGACTTGAGTCAAAACTCTCTTCAATCAATTCCTGAG GGGTTCAAAAACCTTACTTCTCTCACTGAGCTTGATCTGTCAGACAATAACATTTCTGCACTACCCCCAGAGCTG GGTTTGCTTGAACCCAGTCTACAGGCTTTAAGACTAGATGGAAATCCATTGAGAAG CATCCGGAGGACAATTTTAGATAGAGGTACGAAAGCAGTTCTGAAATATTTGAAGGATAAAATTCCTGAGAACTAG
- the LOC102617311 gene encoding plant intracellular Ras-group-related LRR protein 6 isoform X2 — protein MLKSLDVSFNSIMKIPDEIGSATALVKFDCSSNQLKELPSSLGRCLNLSDFKASNNCITSLPEDLADCSKMSKLDVEGNKLTVLSNNLIASWTMLTELIASKNLLNGMPETIGSLSHLIRLDLHQNRILSIPSSISGCCSLAEFYMGNNALSALPAELGKLSKLGTLDLHSNQLKEYCVEACQLRLSVLDLSNNSLSGLPPEIGKMTTLRKLLLTGNPLRTLRSSLVNGPTPALLKYLRSRLPENEDSEASTTKEDLITMATRLSVTSKELSLEGMNLSAIPSEIWEAGEITKLDLSRNSIQELPPELSSCASLQTLILSRNKIKDWPDAILTSLSSLSCLKLDNNPLRQVPSDGFKDIPMLQILDLSYNIASLPENPPFSSLPHLQELYLRRMQLREAPTDILRLQQLQILDLSQNSLQSIPEGFKNLTSLTELDLSDNNISALPPELGLLEPSLQALRLDGNPLRSIRRTILDRGTKAVLKYLKDKIPEN, from the exons ATGCTGAAATCGTTAGATGTATcctttaattcaattatgaaaaTACCAGACGAGATTGGATCAGCAACTGCCCTTGTCAA GTTTGATTGTTCAAGTAATCAGCTTAAAGAACTCCCAAGCTCACTTGGAAGATGTTTAAATTTATCAGATTTCAAG GCATCAAACAATTGTATAACAAGCTTGCCAGAAGATCTTGCAGACTGTTCGAAAATGTCCAAACTGGATGTGGAG GGGAACAAGCTAACAGTTTTATCCAACAACTTGATAGCATCATGGACCATGCTTACAGAACTCATTGCAT CAAAAAATTTGCTGAATGGCATGCCGGAGACCATTGGAAGTCTTTCACATCTCATTCGTCTTGACCTTCATCAGAACA gaattctGTCAATCCCATCTTCAATATCGGGATGCTGTTCCCTTGCAGAATTCTATATGGG gaaTAATGCACTGTCTGCTTTACCAGCAGAGCTAGGGAAACTTTCTAAATTAGGGACGTTAGATCTTCATTCAAACCAG TTGAAGGAATACTGTGTGGAGGCATGCCAATTGCGTCTTTCAGTCTTGGATCTTTCTAATAATTCATTGTCTGGATTACCCCCTGAGATTG GCAAGATGACTACACTGAGAAAACTGTTACTTACTGGCAATCCTTTGCGAACTTTGCGAAG CTCATTGGTTAATGGGCCCACACCTGCTTTACTGAAGTATCTTCGGAGTCGACTTCCAGAAAATGAAG ATTCTGAAGCTAGTACTACAAAGGAGGATTTAATCACAATGGCAACTCGATTGTCCGTTACTTCAAAG GAACTTTCTTTGGAAGGAATGAATCTGAGTGCTATTCCTTCAGAAATATGGGAAGCAGGGGAAATTACTAAACTTGATCTTTCTAGGAATTCCATCCAAGAACTGCCTCCTGAACTTTCTTCATGTGCCTCCCTCCAA ACTTTGATTTTATCTAGGAACAAGATTAAAGATTGGCCAGATGCAATTTTAACGTCACTCTCTAGCCTCTCTTGTTTGAAGCTGGACAATAACCCACTCAGACAG GTTCCATCAGATGGATTCAAAGATATTCCTATGCTCCAGATTTTGGATCTAAGTTATAACATTGCTTCATTACCTGAGAATCCACCGTTTTCCAGCTTACCTCATTTGCAGGAGCTTTACCTGAG AAGAATGCAGCTTCGCGAAGCACCTACAGATATATTGAGGTTGCAACAACTGCAGATCCTTGACTTGAGTCAAAACTCTCTTCAATCAATTCCTGAG GGGTTCAAAAACCTTACTTCTCTCACTGAGCTTGATCTGTCAGACAATAACATTTCTGCACTACCCCCAGAGCTG GGTTTGCTTGAACCCAGTCTACAGGCTTTAAGACTAGATGGAAATCCATTGAGAAG CATCCGGAGGACAATTTTAGATAGAGGTACGAAAGCAGTTCTGAAATATTTGAAGGATAAAATTCCTGAGAACTAG